The Moorena producens PAL-8-15-08-1 genomic interval CTGATTTAATCAGCGTACCAGAAGGCTCTTTTCCCGATGTTCCGACAATATTAATAATTCGCCCCCATTTCTGAGTTTTCATGGTCGGTAACACCAAATTTGTCATTCTAATATAGCCCAGTAACTTCCCTTCAAAAACAGTACTCCAATCTTGATCAGACAGTTCTTCTACCTCATTTTTAGCAAAATTAGCACCGGCTGAATTGTTCACCAATATATCAATTTTACCAAATTTACTTAGTGCTGAATACACTAACTTTTTAGAATCATTAGGTTGTTGAACATCTGCACAAATGCTAAGCATTTCTATTCCCGCAGTTTGGAAAAATTGTTCAGCTTGTTTTAGGCGATCGCGATTTCGACCACAAATAATTAACTTGCATCCTTCCCCAGCGAGTCTATCAGCGACAGCATAACCAATCCCTGCACTCGCCCCTGTTACTAAAGCCACTTTTCCAGTTAATCCTAAATCCATTAATTAAATTCCAATTTAGATCCCAATTTCAATTAAACAAACGTCTTGGTTAGATTGATTGTATCCACTATAGGAAATTTCAGTCGGTGCGTAATAAATTTTTCCGTATTCTAAAGTTTGCTCTTCTTCTCCGACAGTCATCACCAGTTTACCATTGAGAAGAATCCCCATTTTATCACGAACTGATTGGTTGACAGGTAGTTTTCCATCTGGGGGAATTTGAGTAATTTTGAGCTCAAACCACGAACCGGTTCCCCACTGACAATCAAACCCCGTTTCTTCATCTTTAGTAGATACAAGTTTAAAAATTTTATTCTCAAAGTTGTCATTATCGTCTATCTGTTTGTTTCCCTCAGGAATTAGACGCTTGACATCAAAACATCGAACCGTTTCTGAGGTCGTATTAACCGAACCATGGGGAACATTCGCATCCGCCACATAAACATCCTGCAAGGGAGTCAATATTGCTTTTTCCCCATTTATATTCATTTCCAAACCTTGATTAAATACCATACCCATCTGACTTTCCTGATGGTGGTGTAAATCGAAGGTAGCACCTGGACAAATCTCAGCCAGTTGCACAATGGTATCCTGACATTGAAATGCTAATAACTCTACAGATGATTTTACTTTGATCGGTTTACCGATTGGGAAAAATACTGACATATTTTTTTATTTGTTAAGGGAACAGGGAACAGCTTTCATTTTTCTAGCTTTTTAATAATAGAAATAATCATTATACTTTACTCTTTTAATAAGTTAATAATCGATTCTATCTCCTTTGGCTCACATAATCCTACTCTTCTAAAATAAGATGGGTTTCTAATTCATTTATTGACCCTTGAGCTATGTTTAAAAATCTGATATATTCTCCCGTATACCTTCGTCCATATCCCTCAGATATATTGGCAGGTATAGATGCAGCACTTTTTCTAATTTGTTGCACCATCCCATATAGCTCATCTCTAGGAAACAGTCGAGTAAGAAAATAACATTTTTCGGCAATATCCATGCCTTTTTGCCAAATTATTAGGTCTTTAAAGTCTTTGATTTCCACCATTTAACCCCTGTTATATCTCTTAACTGTTCCCTGTTCCCTGTTCCCTGTTCCCTGTTCCCCATTTCACCTATCTATTTATCATACTTAGTCTAGGAGAGCTTTTTTTTAAAAATTGACCAACTCATTTCAATTTTACCATAAGTTTTAATAAACTCTAAGCCGTATTTTTTAGCCGCTTTTTCATTCGTGATTGCCAGTTCTGCTAATCCTTCACTGACCTCTTTTGCCGCTACACTAGTGGAATCTACTAACTTAACTTTAATGGATTTTTGCTGCTCATAATCTGGCAATAGATAAGAGAGCAATGGTAAGGGAGCTGGATGAGTTAAAATCGTACACTTATTTATGTCAAATTGGTTGATTGGCTTCTTAGCTAATCCATAACTAGGTGTTGGATAAATAAAAATGAAGCTCAGTTCAAAACTCGGCTCCATATAAAAGTCATTAATGTTATGGTAAGCATGAGGAACAAGAGCAAGATTGACGTCTTCTGACACCAAAGCCTCTTTTAATTGGCTAAAGTTATCAAATAACTTTGTGGTAATTGAAAGTTCTTCTAATTGTAATTGCTCAACGACATATTCAAGTGCCTCTTCACTACTC includes:
- a CDS encoding bacilysin biosynthesis protein BacA, with the protein product MLKFAIEFNYSLPTSKTLVVGTLGPAGTSSEEALEYVVEQLQLEELSITTKLFDNFSQLKEALVSEDVNLALVPHAYHNINDFYMEPSFELSFIFIYPTPSYGLAKKPINQFDINKCTILTHPAPLPLLSYLLPDYEQQKSIKVKLVDSTSVAAKEVSEGLAELAITNEKAAKKYGLEFIKTYGKIEMSWSIFKKKLS
- a CDS encoding SDR family oxidoreductase, with product MDLGLTGKVALVTGASAGIGYAVADRLAGEGCKLIICGRNRDRLKQAEQFFQTAGIEMLSICADVQQPNDSKKLVYSALSKFGKIDILVNNSAGANFAKNEVEELSDQDWSTVFEGKLLGYIRMTNLVLPTMKTQKWGRIINIVGTSGKEPSGTLIKSGVANAGLVNFTKAVANQVAGYNILVNCVNPGIIDTPRHQDYLELFSKLGNKTADEIKAGMDNKIPLGRRGEAMEVGSLVAFLASECASYITGISIAVDGGLSVTAF
- a CDS encoding four helix bundle protein, giving the protein MVEIKDFKDLIIWQKGMDIAEKCYFLTRLFPRDELYGMVQQIRKSAASIPANISEGYGRRYTGEYIRFLNIAQGSINELETHLILEE
- a CDS encoding cupin domain-containing protein — protein: MSVFFPIGKPIKVKSSVELLAFQCQDTIVQLAEICPGATFDLHHHQESQMGMVFNQGLEMNINGEKAILTPLQDVYVADANVPHGSVNTTSETVRCFDVKRLIPEGNKQIDDNDNFENKIFKLVSTKDEETGFDCQWGTGSWFELKITQIPPDGKLPVNQSVRDKMGILLNGKLVMTVGEEEQTLEYGKIYYAPTEISYSGYNQSNQDVCLIEIGI